The genomic DNA TCATTCACTCTCACGATGATTACTCTTCCATTTTCCAAGTTCGTCACCTGCACATGGGTCGGAAGCGGCAGATACTTATGGGCTGCCGTCAATGCTCGCGGATTAAACAGTTCGCCGTTGGCCGTCATAGAGCCCTTGTTCTGGCGCCTGGTTTCTTCCCCATACCAAGATGCCAGGCCCGTCTCTCCATAGGTCTGGGCACTGGAGACGCTCATCGGCACATAATACCGGCCGTTGACGGTATAGGGTGCGGTTTTCACGCGCCCAAGGCGAATCGCCTCCTTGACCGGGAGTCCATCCATGGTTTGAACGTCGTCCCTCACCAAGGGATATTCCAAGGGAGCACGGACGACTTCAAAGGTAAACTTGCCGATTCGGTAAACAAGTTTGGTCGTTCCTTTGGTAAATTGATAAGCTCCTCGCACAACCCATACGGTCCCTTTCACCGTTCCCTTAATGACTCGATAGCCCGTCTTGATCGTCGAGAAAGTCGTCTCGATCACCGAACAGGAGGCAAGATTCAGGATGGCGAGAAGTAGAAGCAGTGAAAGATAAGTAACCGTCTTAAAGCCTTCGCAAACACGCCGTAAGGGCAGATGATGAGATTTCATTGCCTAACAGTTGATACCGTCAGAGTTCTTGCCCCTGCCAGCGAGACTTGAGAGCTAAGCAGCTTTTCTGGACGAGGTCTTAACTCGAACCTGGAGTTCTACTTCACAATCCAACACATGGAGCAATGAAAGAAGTTGATCAATAGATTTCCTATAGTTGGTTTGATCGAGTAGGCGATAAAACTGTGTGGCTGACGTGCTAAGCCGTCTAATAATCTCGCGCTTTGATAAAGGACTTCCTTTGGCTCGCTTCTGCGCCTCAATCGTCAGCTTATACAGCACGGCATCTCGCAAATAATTAGGATCTTGATTGTATTGGAGCACCTGTTCGCTATGAACCGTCCCTTCCTTACCCGATTCCAGCACATAGGTGAACCCTTCTCCTGCCAGCTCTCTATCCACACGTACCGTAACAATTGGATCCTTGACACTCGGTCGAGGCTCGACCTTCGAATAGGGAAACGGGAGCAATCCCTTCGACATCTTCACCTGAAATGCCTTCTTACGATTGTTGCAGCGTACCGATTGGATTTTCATATCTCACCCTCAGACTCCAGTTTTTCAATTAATTCGCGGACTCGTCGTGTCGCCTTTCCTCTCATCGGCACGTTATTGTCCAAATCCCATTTCACGACGAACACGCCATCTCGATAGACATGCACATGCCTGGGAGAATGGTCGCCTTTCCAGGTAACAAACACATAGCCGCCCCGCTAAATCTTCCCTATTGTAGAGTTACCTTAATAGATAGCCCTGTCAATGCGTTCGCTGTGCATAGAACAAGGCGTGATATAGTCAGGACAGCAGAGTGTTTGGCTAGAGCACAGGGGTTACAGACGATCGATCAACCTCAACCAGCGTATGAGTTTGGAGAGCGCGTTCAATGGACGGCAAGTGTCGACCAATTAACGTGGTCAAGTTTTGGGTAGATATGTTGCCAGTCTTGATCAAGAGCAACCTCCAAGGCCGTCCGTAGAGCACATGAGAATACACAAAATCCGAATCCTTGGTGACCACGACCCGCTGTTCCGTCACGGAAATCAGGCTAATAACCGAGTCTTTCGTATGATTGCCTGCCGAAAGATTCAGCGTGTGCGTGGCATCATGTCCATGTTTGTCGAGCAGGGTACAAAGGCGGCGCGGGAGATGCGCATCGACCAGAAATTTCACGTCAAGGCCAGATGAACACTCTTGACTGCCAGCATCTTACGTGAAAGCTCCAGGCAGGCCAAAATATCGTCTCGCTCTAGGTCGGGAAACTCGGCCAAGACCTGCTCCACGGAATCCCCTCCGGCCAGATATTCAAGAATACTTTCTACGGGGTACCGCAGGCCGCGAATGCAGGGCTTCCCGTGACAGAGTTCCGGATCGACCGTGATACGTGAAAGCAGATTGTCGTACGACATGCAGCTATTTTACAGCTCCCCGCCAAAGATGCCAAGGTAATTACTTCAGAAATGAGACGGAGGCGAGAGAAGAGCTGTATGCGGCGACAACAGCGCGCTCAAACACTATGTCAGACCAGGCATTGCCCGGGCGCTGCGATACTGGCATGCACAAGACGTGACCTCAGTTAGTCTCTATGCATGAGCGTTCTCCACTAGCGTGGCAATCTGCACGAACTCGACGCTAGGGCGAACGCCGTAGAGACCTGTCACACGCTCCAAAAGCGCATCGGTAAAAAAGGCTTTGGCCGCGTCTTCTGAGTCCCAAACATAAAAGTTCGTGGCCTCACGCTTTCCGGAGTTGACGGTGAAGGCCTTGGAGCGTAACCCAGGCATTCCCTCAAACTTCGCGCGTACTGTCTCTGCGATCTTCCGTACTGCTTGCTCATCGAAATTGTCTCCGTAGCGAAAAGTTACAATTACACCAATCATTACCTTGCTCCTTTTGAAAGAAGGAATCAGTGTCAAGTCTTGCAATCACACATGAGACTACCATCCGTGCTTCAGCCAGCGGTGCACAATGCGCGCTTGCCATTTGAATGTCAACCAATAGAGACCAAAGTCAGAGATAACTTTCCCCCTCAATAAATAATTCCCCCAACCACTCAGTGCCGATCATCCGGAATATTGAACCGTCCGGTAAGATTCATGCGGGCCAGCTGCGAACCGATCTTATCTCCTGCTAGTGGCAATTTGTCCAACGCCGGCGGACCGCCTCAGGTGGAGCTGCATAATGTTGGGAATCAACGCAGCTTGGATCGGACACGAACTGATGGAAGTAATAGATTCACGCTACGGGACAGAAGTCCTTTAACATCACGAGCACGATCCGATAGAGGCGTTCGACCGCCGCTTCATGAGCAGCGTTCCGCGCAGATCCTTTCGAGCTTAAAGGCCAAGAGATTGTCATTTTGCGCGTCGGACACCGCCGACAAATCTACAAAATGCTGAGCACCTCACTCTTTGGACAAATTAGCGACTTCAGGAGCCACAAAGTTATCCATCCTAAGAGTAACGCTGATTGGTTCCACCACTATCGCTCAGTGGATGATCCCACCCATCCCAGTGCCGATCGTCTGGTCAATAATCGCGTGAAATTCATGCGGAGCGAGCTGGGAGCCGATTTCACATCCTCGGTGAAGGCGCAGCCCCGTCCAAAATCGTGATCAACGGCTGAGAATAGGATTGCGCGTCTGTAATTGATCTTTGGCGGCACTCGTTGTAAGGTAACGGCCAGCAGGACAAACGATCATGACGAGCGTACACGAACAAGCGTTCCTCGAAAAGCTTCGCCATCTTCCCCCTGAACAGGTGGTGGAAGTAGAGCATTTTGTCGACTTCCTAGTCCAGCGCGGAGCCGAAGAACATCGATTGACGCAGGCTGCCAGCCAAGTCGCGGAACCCGCCTTCTCCCGTGTTTGGGATAATCCCGACGATGCCGACTATGACCGGCTATGAGTTCGGGGAGATCGTCCTCGTCCCGTTTCCCTTCACCGATCAATCCGCCACGAAGCACCGCCCGGCCGTAGTCATCAGCAGTACCGCCTATCATCGGGCGCGCCCCGACCTGATCATCATGGCGGTCACGAGTCAGCAGCCAACCTCGGACGCTCTCGGGGAAGTGGTGGTCGAAGACTGGCGGGCAGCTGGACTGCTCAAGCTATCTGTGCTCAAACCAGTCCTGACGGCGATTGATCCAACGCTAATTCTGAAGAAGCTCGGACGACTTACCACGTCAAATCAAGTGCACCTGCGACAGGCACTTGCACAAATTATCGGCTAATCTCTTCGGCAACGAGGCGCACCATATGAAGATGGGCTGACAATCCTGGTCCTGGTTCACCGTCCATCTCAATAAATGATTCCCCCGACCACCCAGTGCCGATCGTCCGGGATGTCGATCAATAATCGCGTGAGA from Nitrospira sp. includes the following:
- a CDS encoding Septum-associated rare lipoprotein A, with protein sequence MKSHHLPLRRVCEGFKTVTYLSLLLLLAILNLASCSVIETTFSTIKTGYRVIKGTVKGTVWVVRGAYQFTKGTTKLVYRIGKFTFEVVRAPLEYPLVRDDVQTMDGLPVKEAIRLGRVKTAPYTVNGRYYVPMSVSSAQTYGETGLASWYGEETRRQNKGSMTANGELFNPRALTAAHKYLPLPTHVQVTNLENGRVIIVRVNDRGPFPSQHNPDSGKRIIDLSEGAAEQLGFVDKGVALVRVETIRLEES